The proteins below come from a single Oncorhynchus tshawytscha isolate Ot180627B linkage group LG22, Otsh_v2.0, whole genome shotgun sequence genomic window:
- the LOC121840498 gene encoding predicted GPI-anchored protein 58 — translation MVQEPMAGRSAPCIPLDLACELRENHKSAKKEATATKRAAAPSRLQVMLSLFHKHHSSKQAAGTALSLPQAPQLQAGSRSCSSPSTTATSRQQVLLFPKHHSHQAGSRSCSSPSTTAPKQAAGPALPQAPQPPSRQQVLLSLFPKHHSSKQAAGPALPIPQLPQLQAGCRSCSPCSPSTTATSKQQVLLFPKHHSSKQAAAPQLQAVSRSCSPSSPSTTAPSRQQVLLSLFHNYHSSKQAAGPALPVPQAPQLQAGSRSCSPSSPSTTAPRSQQVLLSLFPKHHSSKQ, via the exons ATGGTACAGGAGCCCATGGCAGGAAGATCAG CGCCATGCATCCCACTGGATCTGGCATGTGAGCTTCGTGAGAACCACAAGAGCGCCAAGAAAGAAGCTACAGCCACCAAGCGGGcagcag CTCCAAGCAGGCTGCAGGTcatgctctccctcttccacaAGCACCACAGCTCCAAGCAGGCAGCAGGTACTGCACTCTCTCTTCCCCAAGCACCACAGCTCCAAGCAGGCAGCAGGTCCTGCTCTTCCCCAAGCACCACAGCAACAAGCAGGCAGCAGGTCCTGCTCTTCCCCAAGCACCACAGCCACCAAGCAGGCAGCAGGTCCTGCTCTTCCCCAAGCACCACAGCCCCAAAGCAGGCTGCAGGTCCTGCTCTTCCCCAAGCACCACAGCCACCAAGCAGGCAGCaggtcctgctctctctcttccccaagcACCACAGCTCCAAGCAGGCAGCAGGACCTGCTCTCCCTATTCCACAATTACCACAGCTCCAAGCAGGCTGCAGGTCATGCTCTCCCTGTTCCCCAAGCACCACAGCAACAAGCAAGCAGCAGGTCCTGCTCTTCCCCAAGCACCACAGCTCCAAGCAGGcagcag caccaCAGCTCCAAGCAGTGAGCAGGTCCTGCTCTCCATCTTCCCCAAGCACCACAGCTCCAAGCAGGcagcaggtcctgctctccctATTCCACAATTACCACAGCTCCAAGCAGGCTGCAGGTCCTGCTCTCCCTGTTCCCCAAGCACCACAGCTCCAAGCAGGcagcaggtcctgctctccctcttccccaagcaccaCAGCTCCAAGAAGTcagcaggtcctgctctccctcttccccaagcaccaCAGCTCCAAGCAGTGa